The following proteins come from a genomic window of Rutidosis leptorrhynchoides isolate AG116_Rl617_1_P2 chromosome 10, CSIRO_AGI_Rlap_v1, whole genome shotgun sequence:
- the LOC139871641 gene encoding uncharacterized protein — MASQSQRLLSYDAEDDQSQGQLRREDFESEQTENSRLINQTSDSVKTMAYGATGISTGAARGAMGLAQGAAIGAANLAQGAATAVRNTLGNNPESHNLHAPLPNAQPQKSRY, encoded by the exons ATGGCTAGCCAAAGTCAACGATTACTAAGCTATGATGCCGAAGATGATCAATCACAGGGTCAG TTGCGAAGAGAAGATTTCGAGTCTGAACAAACAGAAAATTCTAGACTTATAAATCAG ACAAGTGACTCAGTGAAAACAATGGCATATGGTGCAACCGGCATATCTACTGGAGCGGCTAGAGGTGCAATGGGGTTAGCCCAAGGTGCTGCAATTGGTGCAGCGAACCTAGCCCAAGGTGCAGCTACAGCTGTTAGAAACACTCTTGGTAATAACCCTGAGAGCCACAATCTTCATGCTCCTCTTCCAAATGCACAGCCTCAAAAGTCTAGATACTGA